The DNA sequence CCTTATATCCCACTTTTAGAACTAGACAGGAGAATAATTTCTTGGGCATCTCCTTATTTACAAAATCATGATACAATAATTGCATAAAAACTAGAAACGAAAGAAAAGGAATATTGAATGATGAAGATTAGAACTGTTTCAATTGTAGGGTTAGGTGCTTTGGGAACAATCTTTGCAAAGCATTTTTCTGATAAATTATCAATACATGATGTTCGTGTTATTGCAAACCAAAGCCGTAAACAGAAATATGAGATGAATGGTATCTATTGTAACGGAGGGCGTTACGATTTCAATTATGTTTTACCTGAAAGTGAGCAAGAGCCTACTGACTTATTGATTTTCTGTGTAAAGTTCAATCAATTACCGCAGGCAATTGAAGACGCAAGGCATCAGGTGGGAGAGCATACAATCATTCTCTCAGCCTTAAATGGAATTTCCAGCGAAGAAATCATAGGAAAAGCGTTTGGAATGGAAAAAATGCTTTACTGCGTCGCTCAGGGTATGGATGCAGTAAAGATTGGAAACGAGTTGAACTATGAGAACATGGGAATGCTATGCTTTGGTGAAAAAGATAATACGGTTTGGTCAGATAAAGTGACTACTGTAGCAGAACTATTTGATACCCTTGATTTTCCTTATGAGGTTCCGAACGAGATGGATAAACGGATGTGGGGAAAGTTTATGTTAAATACAGGGGTGAATCAGACAGTAGCAGTATTTTCAACGAATTATGGTGGTATTCAAGTAGCGGGCGAGCCTAGGAATGTAATGATCGCAGCGATGAGGGAAGTTATCGTCCTTTCGCGAAATGTGGGTATAAATTTAGGAGAATCAGATTTAACATATTGGTTAGAAGTTCTTGCTAAGTTAAATCCGTTGGGAATGCCTTCCATGCGTCAAGACATGCAAGCTAACAGGAAAACAGAGGTAGGGCTCTTTTCAGGAACTGCCATTACTTTAGGAAAACAATATGGTGTGTCAACACCTATCAATGAATGGCTATATCATAAAATTCAAGAGATGGAAAAGGACTTTAAGTAAATTGTTGATTGTATACTTAACTTGTGTAGTTGCAAAATCTTCAACGAATAACTATAATTTATAAAACGTGAAGTGGTATAAATGAAGGAGCTAGAATACATATGGCACTTGTGAATGAGAATTATCTGAAGTTACCAGGGAGCTATCTTTTTTCTGAAATTGCCCGCAGAGTAAACCAATTTAGAGCGAACAATCCGGAGGCGGATATTATCCGGTTGGGAATCGGAGACGTAACACGTCCCCTGCCACCTGCTGTTATCGAGGCGATGCATAAGGGCGTGGAAGAAATGGGGAGTTCGGATACCTTTCGGGGGTACGGTCCGGAGCAAGGTTACCAGTTTCTTATTGAAAAGATTATCGAACATGATTTCACCCCTCGTGGAGTGGAACTCTCTGTTGATGAAGTCTTTGTTAGTGATGGAGCGAAAAGTGATACCGCAAATTTCCAGGAACTTTTCGGAGTCGATAACATCATGGCGGTGACAGATCCAGTGTATCCCGTTTATGTCGATAGCAATGTCATGGCTGGGCGGACAGGGACGTTCAATAGTGAGAAGGGTCAGTATGAAACAATTGTGTATCTCCCGTGCACAGAAGAAAATGGTATGAAGCCTTCCCTTCCTGAGACACGTGTGGATATGATTTATCTCTGTTTTCCAAATAACCCGACCGGGATGACGCTTTCTAAAGAGGAACTGAAACAATGGGTGGATTATGCTCGAGCAAACCGCTCTATCCTTTTGTTTGATGCGGCTTATGAAGCATTTATCCGAGAGGAAGGCGTTCCGCACAGCATTTTTGAGATTGAAGGGGCCCGAGAGGTTGCTGTAGAGTTCCGAAGTTTTTCCAAGACTGCAGGCTTTACCGGAACCCGTTGTGCCTATACCATCGTTCCAAAGGAAGTCAAGGTCTATGATTCTAAGGGTGAAGCGCATAGTCTCAATCAGCTTTGGCTTAGAAGACAAACTACAAAGTTTAATGGAGCGTCTTATCCTGTTCAAGCAGGAGCCGTTGCTGTATTCTCGGAAGAAGGAAAGCAGCAGATCAAGGAAACTATTGATTACTACATGGAAAATGCCCGGATCATCCGTGAGGGCTTACAAGACGCCGGTTATACCGTATTCGGTGGAGTCAATGCGCCCTATATCTGGATGAAGACCCCGAATAATATGGGCTCCTGGGAGTTTTTTGATAAACTGATGAAGAATGCAAATGTCGTTGGAACACCAGGAGCGGGCTTTGGTGCGAATGGTGAAGGGTATTTCCGTTTAACTGCCTTTGGCACTCGGGAAAACACACTTAAGGCGATTGAACGGATTAGGATGAAAATGTAGGCGAGAAGTGACTCCCAAAAGTAGTTTTCACACTCGAAATCACAGCTAAAATCCGCTTAAGTATTAGATACTTAAGCGGGTCTTCTTATATTAGAGCATAAGTCTGTGTGGACAGCGAACGTAGTTATTTCTGTTATGAATAAATACGAATTACTTTGGAGGTATCATGGATAAATTGGACTATAAAAAGGCCTACAAAGACTTATATCAACCAAAGAAAAAACCAGTTATCATTACCGTGCCTGCCATGAACTTTGTTATGATCGAAGGCAAGGGCGATCCCAATGGAGAGGAATTTTTCCTTGCCACTGCCGCACTTTACAGTCTTAGTTATGCAGTGAAAATGTCCTACAAACGAGTTCATGTTCCAACGGGTTATTATGACTACACTGTTTTCCCCCTAGAAGGTGTGTGGGATTTACTTGACAAGACCTTGCTACCCACTGATAAAAGCAACTTTAAGTACAAAATTATGATGCGCCAGCCAGAATTTCTAACCAAAGATTTATTTGAACGATTTAAAGATGAAACAAAAAAGAAAAAGCCAAACCTTTACCTAGATAAAGTGGAATTTGGCACAATATCAGAGGGCTTATGTTGTCAAATGCTTCACATCGGAAGCTATGATAACGAGCCAGAAAGTTTTGGTATGATGGATCAGTTTTGTAAAGATAACAGATATAAGAGGATTTCTCATGAACATCGGGAAATATATCTTTCAGATCCTCGCAAAATCGAACCAAACAAGCTAAAAACAGTGTTGCGGTATAATGTTGAATGGGTTTGTGTTTGATGAGTTAGCGAAATGCAAGAATTCCTTTTTTAGGTCGAAGGCTTTAATAATTACTAGAACAATGTCTTTTGCGGTCGATCGAGACCTCTGGGGTATGAGGCTCATAAATAAATGAAGGGTGATGTAAGATGTGTTAAAGGATAAAAAACTTAGAATTTTAAAGAATGGGCCATACATAATATCCGGGGATATACCATTGTCGGAGAAAATTATCGTTTCAAAGGGTAAAGAAAATGAATATAAGGATGGGCGTGAACTTCCACAGGCTCAGGGATATGCACTATGCCGCTGTGGAAAGTCGAAAAATCCACCCTTTTGTGACGGGTCACACGAAAAAGCCGGTTTTGACGGAACTGAGGATGCATCTACAGCTATGTATTCAGACAGGGCAGAAAAAATTGAGGGGCCTAATCTTGACCTCATGGACGATAATCGATGCGCCTTTGCGAGATTTTGCCATAGGAAAGAGGGGAACGTTTGGGAGCTTACAGAAGGCTCTGATAATCCTAACTATAGAGAAGAAGCGATTAAAGCAGCAAGCGATTGTCCTGCAGGAAGACTTGTTGCCATGGACAAAAATGGAGAAGCTATTGAACCTGAATATGACCCTTCGATTGAAATACTTCAGGATCCTGAAAAAGGAGCCAGTGGGCCAATCTTTGTTAAGGGGAATATTCCCATTGAATCCTCGGACGGTTCTACTTATGAAGTAAGAAACAGAGTCACTCTTTGTCGCTGTGGTGAATCAAGAAATAAACCATATTGCGACGCTACTCATGTTTCAATAAAATATCTAGATCATACGTAAGAAATGTCCATTTTATAAGGCTCGAACCTTAGTTTACACTGAAAAAATAGATTATCGAATGCGTCACTCATCTTAGTATAGGTTTGATGTTGACTTAAGTTGAGAATCTATTAAACTTGAAATAAAGGAAGCGTGGGACAGTTCATCAGGGGATGGTGAACTGGTTAAACTATATGAAGAAAGGTTGATCGCTATGATATCAAAGAAAATGCAAGTGCAGGTACAAAACAGTTCTATTATTCGTGCCATGTTCGAGGAAGGGAAGCGACTGGCGGGAATTCACGGAGTGGAAAATGTCTTTGATTTTAGCCTTGGAAACCCCAATGTTGAGGCACCTGAAGAAGTAAAAAAGGCAATTTTAGAGATTGTGAGTGACAAAGATTCTGCAAATATTCATGGGTATATGAATAACTCCGGTTATGAAGAGGTAAGAACTGCAATTGCAATGTCTATCAATGATAAATTCGGTACCTCTTTTACACAAAATAACATTCTTATGACTGTTGGAGCAGCAGGCGGGTTAAACGTCATTTTTAAAACGCTACTTAACCCAATGGATGAGGTCATCACATTTGCACCTTTTTTCGGAGAATATAGAAGCTACGTGGCAAACTACGAAGGTGAATTGGTGATCGTATCCCCAAATGCTGTTGATTTCCAGCCTAATCTCGAAGAATTTAAAGCGAGAATCACTCCCAAGACTAAAGCGGTAATCATCAATTCCCCCAATAATCCAACCGGTGTCATCTATTCGGAAGAAACCATCATCAAGCTTTCTGAAATACTGAGAGAGAAGCAAAAGGAATTTGGAACCGATATTTATCTCGTTTCCGATGAACCGTATCGAGAACTTGCTTATGATAACGCTGAAGTGCCTTATCTATCAAAGTATTATGCGAACACGATCATCGGGTACTCTTTCAGCAAATCCCTTTCGCTGCCGGGCGAAAGAATAGGCTATTTAGTGATTTCGGACCAAGCTACTGATTACGAAAATATCATTTCAGCAGCGAATATTGCCACTCGCATTTTAGGTTTCGTCAATGCTCCTTCGTTATTTCAACGCGTCATTGCTAAGTGCTTAAATGCAAAAGTGGATATTGAGGCCTATAACAGGAATCGGGAACTTCTTTATAATGGGCTCTCATCCTTTGGCTACCAATGTATTAAACCCGAAGGTGCATTTTACATGTTTGTTAAAACTCCAATAGAGAATGAGGTTGAATTCTGCAACCTAGCCAAGAAGAAAAATATTCTCCTTGTTCCTGGAAGTGCATTTGGCTGCCCGGGTTATGTCCGTATTGCCTATTGTGTCGCTTATAAAACAATCGAGAAAGCATTACCGGGCTTTAAGGCTTTAATCGAGGAAGTTAAATAATTGTTACTATGGGACAGTCATTGGAACTTAATTAATAAAATCCACAGGGGGCGAAACAAAACTTGAGATTTTTTCAAGCTTGTGGTGCGCTTCCTGAAAAAGAGGATTGTACACCAATAAAGTGGTTTACAATCCTCAAAATTTATATAGAATCTACAATTTCGGTTTGCGTATTTCGGTTGATCTCCCCAATGTTTTTCAAGTTAGCCCTGATTCTAAGCATCGTTTTAATAACCGTCTCCTGCTCTTCTTCTGTAGTACCCTTCATGATATTACACTCGAATTCATCAACAATTTGTCGGCACGCAGTATAGACTTCTTCTCCTAAATCAGTTAGCTGTATTCTTCGTTCCCGCTTATCTTTTACTGGTATTCTCTCGATGAGGGCATTCTTTTCAAGACGGTCGGCAGTACGAGTAACCGATGATTTTTCTACATTCATATAATTAGCAATATCTACAAGCGTCGATGCCCCAAAGTTTTTTAAGTAATAGACAATCATCCATTGTGAATGATGAAGGTCGTAGGCGGCAATTTGTTCATTTAGCTT is a window from the Desulfosporosinus sp. Sb-LF genome containing:
- a CDS encoding pyridoxal phosphate-dependent aminotransferase encodes the protein MISKKMQVQVQNSSIIRAMFEEGKRLAGIHGVENVFDFSLGNPNVEAPEEVKKAILEIVSDKDSANIHGYMNNSGYEEVRTAIAMSINDKFGTSFTQNNILMTVGAAGGLNVIFKTLLNPMDEVITFAPFFGEYRSYVANYEGELVIVSPNAVDFQPNLEEFKARITPKTKAVIINSPNNPTGVIYSEETIIKLSEILREKQKEFGTDIYLVSDEPYRELAYDNAEVPYLSKYYANTIIGYSFSKSLSLPGERIGYLVISDQATDYENIISAANIATRILGFVNAPSLFQRVIAKCLNAKVDIEAYNRNRELLYNGLSSFGYQCIKPEGAFYMFVKTPIENEVEFCNLAKKKNILLVPGSAFGCPGYVRIAYCVAYKTIEKALPGFKALIEEVK
- a CDS encoding MarR family transcriptional regulator yields the protein MSRFFVNKLNEQIAAYDLHHSQWMIVYYLKNFGASTLVDIANYMNVEKSSVTRTADRLEKNALIERIPVKDKRERRIQLTDLGEEVYTACRQIVDEFECNIMKGTTEEEQETVIKTMLRIRANLKNIGEINRNTQTEIVDSI
- a CDS encoding LL-diaminopimelate aminotransferase, which gives rise to MALVNENYLKLPGSYLFSEIARRVNQFRANNPEADIIRLGIGDVTRPLPPAVIEAMHKGVEEMGSSDTFRGYGPEQGYQFLIEKIIEHDFTPRGVELSVDEVFVSDGAKSDTANFQELFGVDNIMAVTDPVYPVYVDSNVMAGRTGTFNSEKGQYETIVYLPCTEENGMKPSLPETRVDMIYLCFPNNPTGMTLSKEELKQWVDYARANRSILLFDAAYEAFIREEGVPHSIFEIEGAREVAVEFRSFSKTAGFTGTRCAYTIVPKEVKVYDSKGEAHSLNQLWLRRQTTKFNGASYPVQAGAVAVFSEEGKQQIKETIDYYMENARIIREGLQDAGYTVFGGVNAPYIWMKTPNNMGSWEFFDKLMKNANVVGTPGAGFGANGEGYFRLTAFGTRENTLKAIERIRMKM
- a CDS encoding GyrI-like domain-containing protein; translated protein: MDKLDYKKAYKDLYQPKKKPVIITVPAMNFVMIEGKGDPNGEEFFLATAALYSLSYAVKMSYKRVHVPTGYYDYTVFPLEGVWDLLDKTLLPTDKSNFKYKIMMRQPEFLTKDLFERFKDETKKKKPNLYLDKVEFGTISEGLCCQMLHIGSYDNEPESFGMMDQFCKDNRYKRISHEHREIYLSDPRKIEPNKLKTVLRYNVEWVCV
- a CDS encoding CDGSH iron-sulfur domain-containing protein; amino-acid sequence: MLKDKKLRILKNGPYIISGDIPLSEKIIVSKGKENEYKDGRELPQAQGYALCRCGKSKNPPFCDGSHEKAGFDGTEDASTAMYSDRAEKIEGPNLDLMDDNRCAFARFCHRKEGNVWELTEGSDNPNYREEAIKAASDCPAGRLVAMDKNGEAIEPEYDPSIEILQDPEKGASGPIFVKGNIPIESSDGSTYEVRNRVTLCRCGESRNKPYCDATHVSIKYLDHT
- a CDS encoding 2-dehydropantoate 2-reductase; the protein is MKIRTVSIVGLGALGTIFAKHFSDKLSIHDVRVIANQSRKQKYEMNGIYCNGGRYDFNYVLPESEQEPTDLLIFCVKFNQLPQAIEDARHQVGEHTIILSALNGISSEEIIGKAFGMEKMLYCVAQGMDAVKIGNELNYENMGMLCFGEKDNTVWSDKVTTVAELFDTLDFPYEVPNEMDKRMWGKFMLNTGVNQTVAVFSTNYGGIQVAGEPRNVMIAAMREVIVLSRNVGINLGESDLTYWLEVLAKLNPLGMPSMRQDMQANRKTEVGLFSGTAITLGKQYGVSTPINEWLYHKIQEMEKDFK